In the genome of Candidatus Rokuibacteriota bacterium, one region contains:
- a CDS encoding methionine synthase: MSTLPLLPTTVVGSHGKPGWWYAGVKAYEAGEFGPADLEEMFDDAADTAIRDMEWAGIDIITDGEVRRLDGYVDSYYAIIKGIQPIPARRKAGPWGYDQQTRYEAVGRIETPPGGLGIIKEFEYLQSHTAKRTKATCAGPLTFGTRIHPGPVYKGVVDGAERFAEVINAELKGLVAAGADLIQIDEPARGNVSGEEMARLFNLATDGVKAKLAYHICFGNRFGRSRFNRSYRP, encoded by the coding sequence ATGAGCACGCTGCCATTACTTCCCACAACCGTTGTCGGCTCTCACGGAAAACCGGGGTGGTGGTACGCCGGGGTCAAAGCCTACGAGGCCGGCGAGTTCGGTCCCGCGGACCTGGAGGAGATGTTCGACGACGCCGCGGACACCGCCATCCGCGACATGGAGTGGGCCGGCATCGACATCATCACCGACGGCGAGGTCCGCCGGCTGGACGGTTATGTGGACAGCTACTACGCCATCATCAAGGGAATCCAGCCGATTCCAGCGCGGCGGAAGGCGGGCCCGTGGGGCTACGACCAGCAGACGCGCTACGAGGCCGTGGGGCGGATCGAGACCCCGCCCGGCGGGCTCGGGATCATCAAGGAGTTCGAGTACCTGCAGTCCCACACGGCGAAGCGCACCAAAGCCACATGCGCCGGCCCCCTCACCTTCGGCACGCGGATCCATCCGGGACCCGTCTACAAAGGTGTCGTCGACGGGGCCGAGCGCTTCGCCGAGGTGATCAACGCGGAGCTGAAGGGGCTGGTGGCAGCGGGCGCCGACCTCATCCAGATCGACGAGCCCGCGCGCGGCAACGTCTCAGGCGAGGAGATGGCCCGCCTCTTCAACCTGGCCACGGACGGCGTGAAGGCCAAGCTCGCCTATCACATCTGCTTCGGCAACCGCTTCGGCCGGTCGCGCTTCAACCGCTCCTACCGTCCTTA